One stretch of Halobaculum marinum DNA includes these proteins:
- a CDS encoding class I SAM-dependent methyltransferase, with the protein MSVRDEFDAWAADGRDKGMEERHWHTAKHVLARMPVEDGDTVLDLGTGSGYALRALADTTGMSRGYGLDGAPEMARNAREYTLDAEPDADLGFVVGDFGHLPFATDSLDHAFTMEAFYYSHDPHQTLEEVARVLKPGGTFYCAVNYYEENLHSHAWQDNISVDMTRWDADEYRAAFREAGLHVAEQDNVADREVDIPPADEFPTDSWETREAMVERYRELGTLLTVGVAP; encoded by the coding sequence ATGAGCGTACGCGACGAGTTCGACGCGTGGGCGGCCGACGGCCGCGACAAGGGGATGGAGGAGCGCCACTGGCACACTGCCAAGCACGTGCTCGCACGGATGCCCGTCGAGGACGGCGACACCGTGCTCGACTTGGGGACCGGCAGCGGCTACGCCCTGCGCGCACTCGCAGACACGACGGGGATGAGCCGTGGGTACGGGCTCGACGGCGCCCCCGAGATGGCTCGCAACGCCCGCGAGTACACCCTCGACGCCGAACCCGACGCCGACCTCGGCTTCGTCGTCGGCGACTTCGGCCACCTCCCGTTCGCGACGGACTCGCTGGACCACGCGTTCACGATGGAGGCGTTCTACTACAGCCACGACCCCCACCAGACGCTCGAAGAGGTCGCGCGCGTCCTCAAGCCGGGTGGGACGTTCTACTGTGCGGTCAACTACTACGAGGAGAACCTCCACAGCCACGCGTGGCAGGACAACATCTCCGTGGACATGACGCGGTGGGACGCCGACGAGTACCGCGCGGCGTTCCGCGAGGCGGGCCTCCACGTCGCCGAGCAGGACAACGTCGCCGACCGCGAGGTCGACATCCCCCCGGCCGACGAGTTCCCGACCGACTCGTGGGAGACGCGCGAGGCGATGGTGGAGCGCTACCGCGAGTTGGGGACGCTCCTGACGGTCGGTGTCGCGCCCTGA
- a CDS encoding TQO small subunit DoxD, whose translation MTTTTTGTTTRFDLGTYRVGDAAAYWLVALRLITGWWFLHAGATKLLAAEPFTAAGWLANATANGPIHGLFVFVANTPWLLAVTDFAIPVGEALIGLGLIVGALVRLAAFFGGLLMVLFYLGNADWAHGYVNGDLLGLAAFVTVAVFAAGRVFGVDALLAERFDLEENRLLRFLI comes from the coding sequence CGTCGGCGACGCGGCCGCCTACTGGCTCGTCGCGCTTCGCCTGATCACCGGCTGGTGGTTCCTCCACGCGGGTGCCACCAAACTGCTCGCCGCCGAACCGTTCACCGCGGCGGGGTGGCTCGCGAACGCGACCGCCAACGGCCCGATACACGGCCTGTTCGTGTTCGTCGCGAACACCCCGTGGCTGCTGGCCGTCACCGACTTCGCCATCCCCGTGGGTGAAGCGCTCATCGGCCTGGGCCTCATCGTCGGCGCGCTCGTCCGCCTGGCCGCGTTCTTCGGCGGCCTCCTGATGGTGCTGTTCTACCTCGGGAACGCCGACTGGGCGCACGGCTACGTCAACGGTGACCTGCTCGGCCTGGCCGCGTTCGTGACCGTCGCCGTGTTCGCCGCCGGCCGCGTGTTCGGTGTCGACGCCCTGCTGGCAGAGCGGTTCGACCTCGAAGAGAACCGCCTGCTCCGCTTCCTCATCTGA
- a CDS encoding YfcE family phosphodiesterase, with product MDLAIVSDSHIPERADEIPDPFRERIAAADHTLHVGDVETAGVLAEFRDLAGELTGVRGNIDPTDIGLPTVAAIEAEDVTVVAVHGAVNPATRDPAIGPDPDHDDWMAASGVVADGHDWLEAVTTTARVVAAEGVTPELERACTPVPADVDAADIDAVAAAADSAPDPDQTVVGVGGHSHRVVEDTHRGVTVLNPGTVTGSYPGPRTTMMTLELDDGDVDVTVHELDE from the coding sequence ATGGACCTCGCGATCGTCTCCGACTCGCACATCCCGGAACGCGCCGACGAGATCCCCGACCCCTTCCGCGAACGCATCGCCGCCGCCGACCACACCCTCCACGTCGGCGACGTCGAGACGGCGGGCGTGCTCGCGGAGTTCCGCGACCTCGCGGGTGAGTTGACCGGCGTCCGCGGCAACATCGACCCGACCGACATCGGCCTCCCCACCGTCGCCGCCATCGAGGCGGAGGATGTGACCGTCGTCGCGGTCCACGGGGCCGTGAACCCCGCGACACGCGACCCGGCGATCGGTCCCGATCCGGATCACGACGACTGGATGGCCGCTTCGGGCGTCGTCGCCGACGGCCACGACTGGCTGGAGGCGGTGACCACGACGGCCCGAGTCGTCGCGGCCGAGGGGGTCACCCCGGAACTGGAACGTGCGTGTACCCCGGTCCCGGCTGATGTCGACGCCGCCGACATCGACGCCGTCGCGGCCGCCGCCGACAGCGCCCCGGACCCGGATCAGACGGTGGTCGGCGTCGGCGGCCACAGCCACCGCGTCGTCGAGGACACCCACCGCGGCGTCACGGTCCTGAACCCGGGAACCGTGACCGGTTCCTACCCCGGGCCGCGGACGACGATGATGACGCTCGAGTTGGACGACGGCGACGTCGACGTGACGGTGCACGAGTTGGACGAGTAG
- a CDS encoding NADH:flavin oxidoreductase, protein MSDDPLFEAFELNGTTLDNRVGLAPMTRTSATDEGHATERMARYYASFARGGFSFLVTEGTHPDTTHSQGYDNQPGLATDEQAAAWEQVVDAVHDEGSAIVAQLMHAGAQAQGNRYGYDSVAPSAYQPPGEQSELYGGSGPFPEADELDADGLDEVREAFVAAAERAVDAGFDGIEVHAANGYLLHEFVDPTVNDRDDEYGGSPENRARFPAEVTEAIDEATPAEFVVGVRASQGAVVDEERVWPDGEATAEALFTALADAGADYVHVTGGDATAPEVPDTDRTLAELAVEYAGDDAAVIANGSLGDPENARAALADGADLITLGTGALANHDWPTRVAAGEELDDLDPSVVFAPDASLSDPEVPAPSDD, encoded by the coding sequence ATGAGCGACGACCCACTCTTCGAGGCGTTCGAGTTGAACGGCACCACACTGGACAACCGCGTCGGCCTCGCGCCGATGACGCGCACGAGCGCCACCGACGAGGGCCACGCCACCGAGCGGATGGCTCGCTACTACGCCTCGTTCGCCCGCGGCGGCTTCTCGTTCCTCGTCACCGAGGGCACCCACCCAGACACCACCCACAGTCAGGGGTACGACAACCAGCCCGGCCTCGCCACCGACGAGCAGGCGGCCGCGTGGGAGCAGGTGGTCGACGCCGTCCACGACGAGGGGAGCGCCATCGTCGCGCAGTTGATGCACGCCGGCGCACAGGCGCAGGGGAACCGCTACGGCTACGATTCGGTCGCGCCGTCGGCCTACCAGCCGCCGGGTGAGCAGTCCGAACTGTACGGCGGTTCGGGGCCGTTCCCGGAGGCCGACGAACTGGACGCCGACGGCCTCGACGAAGTTCGCGAGGCGTTCGTCGCCGCCGCCGAGCGCGCGGTCGACGCCGGCTTCGACGGCATCGAGGTGCACGCCGCCAACGGCTACCTCCTCCACGAGTTCGTCGACCCGACAGTGAACGACCGCGACGACGAGTACGGCGGCTCCCCCGAGAACCGTGCGCGGTTCCCCGCGGAGGTCACCGAAGCCATCGACGAGGCGACGCCTGCGGAGTTCGTGGTCGGCGTCCGCGCCTCGCAGGGCGCCGTCGTCGACGAGGAGCGCGTCTGGCCCGACGGCGAGGCGACTGCCGAGGCGCTGTTCACGGCACTCGCCGACGCCGGCGCCGACTACGTCCACGTGACCGGCGGCGACGCGACGGCGCCGGAGGTGCCCGACACCGACCGCACGCTCGCGGAGTTGGCCGTCGAGTACGCCGGCGACGACGCCGCGGTGATCGCAAACGGGAGCCTCGGCGACCCCGAGAACGCCCGCGCGGCGCTGGCCGACGGTGCCGACCTCATCACGCTGGGGACCGGTGCGCTCGCCAACCACGACTGGCCGACCCGCGTCGCCGCAGGGGAGGAACTCGACGACCTCGACCCGAGCGTCGTGTTCGCTCCCGACGCCTCGCTCAGCGACCCTGAAGTGCCCGCCCCGAGCGACGACTGA